A stretch of Thermoanaerobaculum aquaticum DNA encodes these proteins:
- a CDS encoding YfhO family protein: MSFRHAFSLAVLPGLALVLASFAGWVPAARDNPTYFVPLRAQLARVFTGEASPWLNPQVGCGEPFFANPQSALLYPPAWGALLLPPEQAIGVEVGLHLMLLALGVARLARRLGGTPTGSLAAAWGAALSGPVLSSAGMLNNLETAAWLPWVWDAALSGRFGVLALTVTGSFLAAEPVLALLGAAGAVWLLPRWQAVRAVLLGFALCSVQALPMAFWIAGGDRGPDKPLEAVSLGGVSLGELPALVVPGFPLPPVEVRFLPIIALPLWLFLALGSLRRGETARTRLASLAAVFTFLAVLPALPWGDALWAGLSFGLVRLPGRFLIPATVALAAVAGSGKLPQSRKWVATALGLGAVGAVVSREPWLAAGQGVLAALAPWGMGWAAAGSLFLATYTVPVLQLQKWKPEPVLCLSAQSAGRLYPLPVDGVQLRWTLERGTRGAASLGWGYSVLLDGRSLARSFAPVTNRALAQHLAQADRGFSEGWWWVSALGAKTMVGLHPIPGYPPLCQRDKLWVFRNPSAFPLWAVVSHLPTPGELPVPAGEAVLKGQGRTSWQFQVRAQTNGVFLWLFAPDPGWRFVVDGKKVKPIRGAGILQGVPVAAGDHEVRVVYRPPGLMAGLVVSLASLFLLGVLWRR, translated from the coding sequence GTGAGCTTCCGCCACGCTTTTTCGCTTGCGGTGCTCCCGGGGCTAGCCCTGGTGCTGGCATCTTTTGCCGGTTGGGTGCCCGCGGCGCGGGACAACCCCACATATTTTGTTCCCCTCCGAGCCCAGCTTGCCCGCGTGTTTACCGGTGAGGCCTCGCCCTGGCTGAACCCCCAGGTGGGTTGCGGTGAGCCTTTCTTTGCCAACCCGCAATCGGCACTGCTTTACCCGCCGGCATGGGGGGCTTTGCTTTTGCCACCAGAGCAAGCCATTGGCGTGGAGGTGGGGTTACACCTGATGCTTTTGGCGCTGGGCGTGGCGCGGCTGGCCCGCCGTTTGGGGGGTACGCCCACGGGAAGCCTGGCCGCTGCTTGGGGGGCTGCCCTTTCGGGTCCGGTGCTGTCGTCCGCTGGGATGCTCAACAACCTGGAAACTGCGGCCTGGTTGCCCTGGGTTTGGGACGCGGCGCTTTCCGGCCGCTTTGGGGTCTTGGCCTTAACGGTGACAGGGAGCTTCCTGGCGGCCGAGCCGGTTTTGGCCCTGCTTGGAGCGGCAGGGGCGGTGTGGCTTTTGCCCCGGTGGCAAGCGGTGCGGGCTGTGCTCTTGGGCTTTGCCCTTTGCTCGGTACAAGCTTTGCCCATGGCCTTTTGGATTGCCGGTGGCGATCGCGGCCCGGACAAGCCCCTGGAGGCCGTGAGCCTGGGAGGGGTGAGCCTGGGGGAGCTTCCGGCTTTGGTTGTGCCCGGTTTTCCGCTGCCTCCTGTTGAAGTTCGCTTCTTGCCGATTATTGCTCTGCCGCTTTGGTTGTTTTTGGCTTTGGGGTCGCTCCGAAGGGGCGAAACCGCCAGAACTCGCTTGGCGTCTTTGGCGGCTGTTTTCACGTTCCTTGCGGTTTTGCCGGCTCTTCCCTGGGGGGATGCGCTATGGGCCGGGCTTTCCTTCGGTCTCGTACGCCTCCCTGGCCGCTTCCTGATCCCCGCAACGGTAGCTTTGGCAGCGGTGGCGGGTTCCGGAAAGCTCCCGCAAAGCCGCAAGTGGGTGGCTACCGCGTTGGGGCTTGGAGCCGTAGGGGCCGTGGTGTCCAGGGAGCCTTGGCTGGCCGCCGGGCAAGGGGTGCTGGCAGCCCTCGCCCCCTGGGGCATGGGATGGGCAGCTGCCGGCTCGCTCTTTTTGGCGACCTACACGGTACCGGTTTTGCAGCTGCAAAAATGGAAGCCCGAGCCCGTGCTGTGCCTTTCTGCCCAAAGCGCGGGCCGGCTTTACCCCCTGCCGGTGGATGGGGTGCAGCTGCGCTGGACTTTGGAGCGGGGCACAAGAGGTGCAGCCTCTCTGGGGTGGGGCTATTCGGTGCTGTTGGACGGGAGGTCTCTGGCCCGCAGCTTTGCTCCGGTGACCAACCGGGCTCTGGCGCAGCACCTGGCCCAGGCCGATCGGGGCTTTTCGGAGGGATGGTGGTGGGTTTCGGCTTTGGGTGCCAAGACGATGGTGGGCTTGCACCCGATCCCCGGCTACCCTCCCCTTTGCCAGCGGGACAAACTTTGGGTTTTCCGCAACCCCAGCGCCTTTCCCCTATGGGCGGTGGTGTCCCACCTGCCCACCCCGGGGGAGCTGCCCGTCCCGGCAGGGGAAGCGGTGCTCAAAGGCCAGGGGAGGACTTCCTGGCAGTTCCAGGTGAGGGCACAGACCAATGGGGTTTTCCTCTGGCTTTTTGCCCCTGACCCCGGATGGCGTTTTGTGGTGGACGGGAAGAAGGTCAAACCCATCCGCGGTGCGGGGATACTCCAGGGGGTTCCGGTGGCGGCGGGGGATCACGAGGTGCGGGTGGTGTACCGACCGCCGGGTTTGATGGCCGGGTTGGTTGTGAGCTTGGCCTCGCTTTTCCTTTTGGGGGTGCTGTGGCGGCGCTAG
- a CDS encoding fused MFS/spermidine synthase, producing MAALVLFLFVLSGACALAYQVVWVRALGLLVGNSLWAAVAVVAAYMGGMALGSWLAGRWAGRIRQHLRVYAACEALVAVWALATPWVLPVLTRLAAGFGPELFRPWGLPLLGRFALSWLFLGLPTVALGATLPILVGRVGHGLLGGAVARLYAANTLGAVLGTVGAGFFGLPLLGEQGTMAVAATVGLLVATVAWFLERLLPAGPEVMPTHAGRPGWYLLYPFLFGFVALSLELVWTRILLLHLGSRVYAFVLVLAVYLLGLALGSALARFVLPAGRRALAWCQALLAFSLLLQVPILMGFSELLAALGGVFKPQSFLGLELTLALAVAVLLAFPTLCFGASFPLAVEVVPGDRSGGAHTGLVAAANTLGAILGTLLGPLVLVPLLGTQGLLLAFAALAAVLAVTLCSSGPMRMVGSSLLAGVLVAGAVLPRGAVLSGAGVLQEGKVEELEESSEGTVIVRSVQDGRGVWRSLEINGVNVAGTSQELWAIQRLQGHIPLLLHPYPKRVLHIGFGSGGTAWAVAQHSSVQRMVVAEISPAVLRLADRLFRNVNHGVLGDPRVRVVLNDGRNVLLATQERFDVILSDSIHPVFAGNSSLYTREYFQLCRDRLNPGGVVSMWLPLYSLRTDSYLAILRAFWEVFPNTVVWYNPNVLNEFTVVTGSLSPPPVKLRWEALADPGLQPSLWEAGIATPDDLAAMVLLGPEEVARLVANHTPHRDDFPEVEYLSGRLLDREGSWLANLTVLAGFRSTASPFASFPGDWPQAMRRRDQALAAHRAELARRMAAR from the coding sequence GTGGCGGCGCTAGTGCTTTTCCTGTTCGTGCTTTCCGGAGCTTGCGCCCTGGCCTACCAGGTGGTGTGGGTACGGGCCCTGGGGCTTTTGGTGGGGAACTCCCTGTGGGCGGCGGTGGCGGTGGTGGCGGCGTACATGGGGGGGATGGCGTTGGGGAGCTGGCTTGCCGGCCGCTGGGCGGGACGGATTCGTCAGCACCTGCGGGTTTACGCTGCCTGCGAGGCGCTGGTGGCGGTTTGGGCGTTGGCGACCCCGTGGGTGTTGCCAGTGCTGACGCGCCTGGCTGCCGGCTTCGGCCCTGAGCTTTTCCGACCCTGGGGTTTGCCGCTGTTGGGACGGTTCGCCCTGAGCTGGCTGTTTTTGGGCTTGCCGACGGTAGCTCTGGGCGCCACCCTGCCCATCTTGGTAGGCCGCGTGGGCCACGGCCTTCTTGGGGGAGCCGTGGCGCGGCTTTACGCGGCCAACACCCTGGGGGCGGTGCTGGGCACCGTAGGGGCGGGCTTTTTCGGCCTTCCGCTTTTGGGGGAGCAGGGAACCATGGCGGTTGCTGCCACCGTGGGTTTGCTGGTGGCCACGGTGGCGTGGTTTTTGGAGCGCCTGCTGCCCGCAGGACCGGAGGTTATGCCCACCCACGCCGGCCGCCCCGGTTGGTACCTCCTTTACCCGTTCTTGTTTGGCTTTGTGGCCTTGAGCCTGGAGCTGGTGTGGACCCGCATTTTGCTCCTGCACCTGGGTTCTCGGGTCTACGCCTTTGTGTTGGTGCTGGCTGTTTACCTTTTGGGTTTGGCTCTGGGTTCTGCGCTGGCTCGCTTTGTGCTCCCCGCCGGTCGGCGGGCCTTGGCGTGGTGCCAAGCGCTTTTGGCTTTTTCCCTTTTGCTTCAGGTGCCAATCCTCATGGGCTTTTCTGAGCTTTTGGCGGCACTGGGCGGGGTTTTCAAGCCGCAGAGCTTTCTTGGCCTGGAGCTGACCTTGGCCCTGGCCGTGGCGGTGCTTTTGGCTTTCCCCACGCTTTGCTTTGGGGCGAGCTTTCCCCTGGCGGTGGAGGTCGTCCCTGGGGACCGCTCGGGTGGGGCACACACCGGCTTGGTGGCCGCCGCCAACACCCTGGGCGCAATTCTGGGAACGCTTCTCGGGCCGCTGGTTTTGGTTCCGCTTTTGGGTACGCAGGGTTTGCTTTTGGCTTTTGCTGCCCTGGCTGCAGTTTTGGCGGTTACCCTTTGTTCTTCCGGGCCCATGCGGATGGTTGGGAGTAGCCTGCTTGCCGGGGTTTTGGTGGCGGGGGCGGTGTTGCCGCGCGGGGCGGTGCTTTCCGGTGCCGGCGTATTGCAGGAAGGCAAGGTGGAGGAGCTGGAGGAAAGCTCCGAAGGCACGGTGATTGTGCGCTCGGTCCAAGACGGCCGCGGCGTTTGGCGGTCTTTGGAAATCAACGGCGTCAACGTGGCCGGCACCTCCCAGGAGCTATGGGCCATTCAAAGGCTGCAGGGTCACATCCCGTTGCTGCTTCATCCCTACCCCAAGCGGGTTTTGCACATTGGCTTTGGCTCGGGAGGCACGGCTTGGGCGGTGGCCCAGCACAGCTCCGTGCAACGCATGGTGGTGGCTGAGATTTCTCCGGCGGTTTTGCGCCTGGCCGATCGGCTTTTCCGCAACGTCAATCACGGGGTCTTGGGTGATCCCCGGGTGCGGGTGGTGCTCAACGACGGGCGGAACGTGCTCTTAGCCACCCAAGAGCGCTTTGACGTCATCCTTTCCGACTCCATCCATCCGGTTTTTGCCGGCAACTCCAGCCTCTACACCCGGGAGTACTTCCAGCTTTGCCGGGACCGGCTCAACCCCGGGGGCGTGGTTTCCATGTGGTTGCCGCTTTACTCCCTGCGCACCGATTCTTACTTGGCAATCCTGCGGGCCTTTTGGGAGGTTTTCCCCAACACCGTGGTCTGGTACAACCCCAACGTCCTCAACGAGTTCACGGTGGTCACCGGAAGCCTTTCTCCGCCCCCGGTGAAGCTTCGCTGGGAAGCCTTAGCCGATCCCGGCCTGCAGCCCTCGCTGTGGGAAGCTGGAATTGCCACCCCTGATGACTTGGCGGCCATGGTGCTTTTGGGACCCGAAGAGGTGGCGCGGTTGGTGGCCAACCACACCCCCCATCGTGACGACTTCCCCGAGGTGGAGTACCTTTCCGGTCGGCTTTTGGATCGGGAGGGCTCGTGGTTGGCGAACCTCACGGTGCTTGCAGGCTTCCGCAGCACGGCAAGCCCGTTTGCTTCTTTCCCCGGGGATTGGCCGCAAGCCATGAGGCGGCGCGACCAGGCCCTGGCCGCTCACCGCGCCGAACTTGCCCGGCGGATGGCCGCGCGGTAA